Proteins from a genomic interval of Anolis sagrei isolate rAnoSag1 chromosome 1, rAnoSag1.mat, whole genome shotgun sequence:
- the ORC4 gene encoding origin recognition complex subunit 4 isoform X1, whose product MSKRKLKEDSFTNGECISKVQKILRERFCHPSPNEKLFGIEPQYKQLLELLKRTAIQGESNSVLIIGPRGSGKTLLTCHVLNKLMEIKQVKDNTLYVHLNGLLQTNDKIALKEITRQLNLENVVGDKVFGSFAENLTFLLEALKRGDRAHSCPVLFVLDEFDLFVHHRNQTLLYNLFDVSQSAQTPIAVIGLTCRLDILELLEKRVKSRFSHRQIHLVNSFDFKKYLNICKEQLSLPPEFPEKQFSQKWNKNIESALEHPSVQNVLQNQFHYSKDLRSLSMLLMLALNNITVSHPYMNSSDFLEASRLCRMNSKANIVHGLSVLEFCLIIAMKHLNDTYDGEPFNFQMVYNEYQMFVQRKAHTVYSFEKPVVMKAFEHLQHLELIKPVEGTSNCAQREYLLMKLLLDNSEIMDALQLYPNCPTDVKQWATSSIN is encoded by the exons ATGAGTAAACGAAAATTGAAGGAGGATAGCTTCACAAATGGCGAATGTATTTCAAAG GTACAAAAAATACTGCGTGAAAGGTTTTGTCATCCAAGTCCAAATGAAAAGTTGTTTGGAATTGAGCCTCAGTACAA GCAATTACTTGAGTTGTTAAAACGAACAGCTATTCAGGGTGAAAGCAACTCTGTACTCATCATTGGACCCCGAGGCTCAGGAAAAACTCTG TTAACATGCCATGTCTTAAACAAACTCATGGAAATTAAACAAGTCAAGGACAACACTTTGTATGTTCATTTAAATG GTTTGTTACAGACCAATGATAAAATTGCTCTTAAGGAGATTACAAGACAGCTGAATCTGGAAAATGTGGTTGGAGATAAAGTGTtt GGTAGTtttgcagaaaatctcacatttctTCTAGAAGCATTAAAAAGAG GTGACCGTGCCCACAGTTGTCCAGTTCTGTTTGTCTTAGATGAATTTGACCTGTTCGTTCATCATAGGAACCAAACTTTGCTCTATAACCTTTTCGATGTATCGCAGTCAGCACAAACTCCTATAGCTGTCATTGGTCTTACTTGTAGATTG GATATTCTAGAACTCTTGGAGAAGAGAGTAAAGTCAAGATTTTCCCACCGGCAAATACACTTAGTGAATTCTTTTGATTTCAAAAAATATCTGAACATTTGTAAAGAACAGCTATCCCTTCCTCCAGAGTTTCCAGAAAAGCAATTTTCTCAAAAATGGAACAAGAATATAGAG TCTGCCTTAGAACACCCAAGTGTGCAAAATGTACTGCAAAATCAATTCCATTACAGTAAAGACCTGCGGAGTCTCTCCATGTTGTTG ATGCTCGCTTTAAATAATATAACCGTATCTCACCCATATATGAATTCATCAGACTTTCTGGAGGCAAGCAGACTTTGTAGAATGAACTCCAAAGCAAACATTGTACATG GTCTTTCTGTGCTGGAATTCTGTCTCATAATAGCTATGAAACATCTGAACGACACTTATGATGGCGAACCTTTTAATTTTCAGATGGTTTATAATG AGTATCAGATGTTTGTTCAGAGGAAGGCCCATACTGTGTACAGTTTTGAGAAGCCTGTTGTTATGAAG GCTTTTGAACACTTGCAGCATCTTGAGTTGATAAAACCTGTGGAAGGGACATCTAATTGTGCACAGCGAGAATACTTGCTAATGAAATTGCTTTTGGACAACAGCGAAATTATGGATGCTTTGCAGCTCTATCCAAATTGCCCAACAGATGTTAAACAGTGGGCTACGTCTTCAATAAATTGA
- the ORC4 gene encoding origin recognition complex subunit 4 isoform X2 produces the protein MEIKQVKDNTLYVHLNGLLQTNDKIALKEITRQLNLENVVGDKVFGSFAENLTFLLEALKRGDRAHSCPVLFVLDEFDLFVHHRNQTLLYNLFDVSQSAQTPIAVIGLTCRLDILELLEKRVKSRFSHRQIHLVNSFDFKKYLNICKEQLSLPPEFPEKQFSQKWNKNIESALEHPSVQNVLQNQFHYSKDLRSLSMLLMLALNNITVSHPYMNSSDFLEASRLCRMNSKANIVHGLSVLEFCLIIAMKHLNDTYDGEPFNFQMVYNEYQMFVQRKAHTVYSFEKPVVMKAFEHLQHLELIKPVEGTSNCAQREYLLMKLLLDNSEIMDALQLYPNCPTDVKQWATSSIN, from the exons ATGGAAATTAAACAAGTCAAGGACAACACTTTGTATGTTCATTTAAATG GTTTGTTACAGACCAATGATAAAATTGCTCTTAAGGAGATTACAAGACAGCTGAATCTGGAAAATGTGGTTGGAGATAAAGTGTtt GGTAGTtttgcagaaaatctcacatttctTCTAGAAGCATTAAAAAGAG GTGACCGTGCCCACAGTTGTCCAGTTCTGTTTGTCTTAGATGAATTTGACCTGTTCGTTCATCATAGGAACCAAACTTTGCTCTATAACCTTTTCGATGTATCGCAGTCAGCACAAACTCCTATAGCTGTCATTGGTCTTACTTGTAGATTG GATATTCTAGAACTCTTGGAGAAGAGAGTAAAGTCAAGATTTTCCCACCGGCAAATACACTTAGTGAATTCTTTTGATTTCAAAAAATATCTGAACATTTGTAAAGAACAGCTATCCCTTCCTCCAGAGTTTCCAGAAAAGCAATTTTCTCAAAAATGGAACAAGAATATAGAG TCTGCCTTAGAACACCCAAGTGTGCAAAATGTACTGCAAAATCAATTCCATTACAGTAAAGACCTGCGGAGTCTCTCCATGTTGTTG ATGCTCGCTTTAAATAATATAACCGTATCTCACCCATATATGAATTCATCAGACTTTCTGGAGGCAAGCAGACTTTGTAGAATGAACTCCAAAGCAAACATTGTACATG GTCTTTCTGTGCTGGAATTCTGTCTCATAATAGCTATGAAACATCTGAACGACACTTATGATGGCGAACCTTTTAATTTTCAGATGGTTTATAATG AGTATCAGATGTTTGTTCAGAGGAAGGCCCATACTGTGTACAGTTTTGAGAAGCCTGTTGTTATGAAG GCTTTTGAACACTTGCAGCATCTTGAGTTGATAAAACCTGTGGAAGGGACATCTAATTGTGCACAGCGAGAATACTTGCTAATGAAATTGCTTTTGGACAACAGCGAAATTATGGATGCTTTGCAGCTCTATCCAAATTGCCCAACAGATGTTAAACAGTGGGCTACGTCTTCAATAAATTGA